One Proteinivorax tanatarense DNA segment encodes these proteins:
- a CDS encoding methyltransferase domain-containing protein, which produces MIENEILYANEAWAKALKSAPYFKMRIRTEQEIKEYWDKIADKFDSNMLGLEEDRVNRVMEQLIKNKYITGASNILDLGSGTGAYTIPMAERANNVTALDSSKEMCNILSDKAKNKNLTNIQIKSESWENVDLKKENLNKRFDLVFSSLNPGVKNMETLKKMNEASTKHCCLISTSGAVEDSTRTVVGELLLGENLKSERANDVIYPFYILYNLGYSPKMEYIDITFVKEKEPKEAITSICDSFWLYTDITAQVKSTISDYVYENLIDGRFKSKTKMKLGMVYWTVG; this is translated from the coding sequence ATGATAGAAAATGAGATACTATATGCCAACGAAGCTTGGGCAAAAGCGCTGAAGTCTGCCCCATATTTTAAGATGAGAATACGTACAGAACAAGAAATTAAAGAATATTGGGACAAAATTGCCGACAAGTTTGACAGTAATATGTTGGGGTTAGAAGAAGATAGGGTCAACAGGGTTATGGAGCAATTAATTAAGAATAAGTACATTACTGGGGCATCAAATATTCTCGACTTAGGTAGCGGGACTGGCGCCTATACAATCCCAATGGCAGAGAGAGCAAATAATGTTACTGCTTTGGATAGTTCAAAAGAGATGTGTAATATATTAAGTGATAAGGCTAAAAACAAAAACTTAACAAACATTCAAATAAAATCAGAATCATGGGAAAATGTGGATTTAAAAAAAGAAAATCTTAATAAAAGATTTGACTTGGTTTTTTCTTCACTAAACCCCGGAGTCAAGAATATGGAAACTTTAAAAAAGATGAATGAGGCCTCAACAAAACATTGTTGTTTAATTTCAACTTCTGGTGCTGTAGAAGACAGTACTAGAACTGTAGTTGGCGAATTATTATTGGGGGAAAACTTAAAAAGTGAACGGGCCAATGATGTGATTTATCCCTTTTATATACTTTATAACTTAGGCTATTCACCTAAAATGGAGTATATTGATATAACGTTTGTTAAAGAAAAAGAGCCCAAAGAAGCTATTACATCAATATGCGATTCGTTTTGGCTTTACACCGATATAACAGCACAGGTAAAAAGCACTATCAGTGATTATGTCTATGAAAACTTGATAGATGGCAGATTTAAATCAAAAACTAAAATGAAATTAGGGATGGTTTATTGGACTGTAGGGTAA
- a CDS encoding metal-sensing transcriptional repressor produces the protein MCQDNKSIPHKHKHQNTKAVINRLSRASGHLDSVKRMVEDGQDCSYVLIQLSAVISALNNTGKVILKDHLEHCIVHAVETGDQETLDQLYNAIDQFIK, from the coding sequence GTGTGCCAAGACAACAAAAGTATTCCACATAAACACAAACACCAAAATACTAAAGCAGTAATAAATAGACTATCTAGAGCTTCAGGGCACCTTGACTCTGTTAAGCGTATGGTTGAGGATGGTCAAGATTGCAGTTATGTGTTGATTCAGTTATCAGCAGTTATTTCAGCGCTAAATAATACAGGAAAAGTAATTTTAAAAGATCACTTAGAACACTGCATTGTTCATGCCGTAGAAACAGGTGATCAAGAAACACTTGACCAGCTATATAATGCAATTGACCAATTCATTAAGTAA
- a CDS encoding helix-turn-helix transcriptional regulator, whose protein sequence is MDEQECLNFLKRLADGLTQMMGKNCEVVVHDMENFEQSIVYIKNSHVTNRKVGDPFKVLGQKDVSEFFNGTDLVNCAATTKDNRHLKSSTFHVKNENYHFAIGINYDYTNLSYLKLNLEDFLNVGDNIHEVIEEQSISDQMLEEAFDEAVKKIGKPVALMSKKDRIQVVKYLDQKGVFSVQKSIPVISEKLNVSRYSIYNYLKEIK, encoded by the coding sequence ATGGATGAACAGGAGTGCTTAAACTTTTTAAAAAGATTGGCAGATGGTCTAACTCAAATGATGGGAAAAAACTGTGAAGTAGTAGTCCATGATATGGAAAATTTTGAACAGTCCATCGTTTACATAAAAAATAGTCATGTTACAAATAGAAAAGTAGGAGATCCTTTTAAAGTTTTAGGTCAAAAAGATGTAAGTGAGTTTTTTAATGGTACAGATTTAGTAAATTGTGCCGCTACCACCAAAGACAACAGACATTTAAAAAGTTCTACCTTTCACGTAAAAAATGAAAATTATCATTTTGCTATTGGAATCAACTACGATTACACTAATTTATCCTATTTAAAATTAAATTTAGAAGATTTTCTGAATGTGGGAGATAACATCCATGAGGTCATCGAAGAGCAATCCATAAGTGATCAGATGCTAGAGGAAGCTTTTGATGAGGCAGTAAAAAAGATTGGTAAACCAGTGGCTTTAATGAGTAAAAAAGATAGAATTCAAGTAGTAAAATACCTAGACCAAAAAGGTGTTTTTTCTGTTCAAAAAAGCATCCCCGTAATTTCTGAAAAACTTAACGTTTCAAGATATAGTATCTATAATTACCTAAAAGAGATAAAGTAA
- a CDS encoding tyrosine phenol-lyase: protein MGKSYMAEPYKIKVVEKIGVTTREQREEAIKKAGYNTFLLDSQDVYIDLLTDSGTNAMSDDQWAGLMKGDEAYAGSKNFKTLKNAVQDLMGFEYVVPTHQGRGAENILSQITIKEGDYVPGNMYFTTTRAHQEMNGATFRDVVIDEAHDSTYEHPFKGNVDLDKYQALIDEVGADKIPYICLAVTVNLAGGQPVSMENIKAVAEISRKNGILVMMDCTRFVENAAFIKEREEGYQDKSIKEIVKEMFSYADGATMSGKKDGLVNIGGFLALNDPDLYTKATALVVVFEGMPSYGGMTGRDMEAIAIGLYESCEYNYISHRLEQVRYLGKKLEEAGVPIVKPIGGHAVFLDAKEFYDHIPQDEFPAQTLAANLYVESGVRSMERGIVSAGRNKEGNHYYPKLELVRLTIPRRVYTYAHLDVVADSVIELYKNRKNAKGLKFVYEPPVLRFFTARFELLK from the coding sequence ATGGGAAAAAGCTATATGGCAGAACCTTATAAGATTAAGGTGGTGGAAAAGATAGGTGTAACCACCAGAGAACAGAGGGAAGAGGCGATAAAAAAAGCTGGCTACAATACCTTTTTACTTGACTCTCAAGATGTTTATATCGATTTATTAACTGATAGTGGCACCAACGCGATGAGTGATGACCAATGGGCTGGGTTAATGAAAGGTGATGAAGCCTATGCTGGCTCTAAAAACTTTAAAACTTTAAAGAATGCTGTTCAGGATTTGATGGGTTTTGAGTATGTAGTGCCAACTCATCAAGGCAGAGGTGCTGAAAATATTCTTTCTCAGATAACTATTAAAGAAGGGGACTATGTTCCTGGAAATATGTACTTTACCACAACTAGAGCGCATCAAGAGATGAACGGGGCAACCTTTAGAGATGTTGTTATAGATGAAGCCCATGATTCTACTTATGAACATCCTTTTAAGGGAAACGTGGATTTAGATAAATATCAAGCACTGATTGATGAAGTGGGGGCAGATAAGATTCCTTATATTTGTCTAGCGGTAACTGTTAACTTAGCAGGTGGTCAGCCTGTGTCCATGGAAAACATCAAGGCGGTTGCAGAAATATCCAGAAAAAATGGTATCTTAGTAATGATGGATTGCACTAGATTTGTTGAAAATGCTGCTTTTATAAAAGAAAGAGAAGAAGGTTATCAAGACAAATCTATAAAAGAGATAGTAAAAGAAATGTTTAGTTATGCAGATGGAGCAACAATGTCAGGGAAAAAAGACGGGCTAGTTAATATAGGAGGATTTTTAGCGTTAAATGATCCAGATCTTTATACAAAAGCAACAGCCCTTGTTGTTGTTTTTGAAGGAATGCCTTCTTATGGCGGAATGACAGGAAGGGATATGGAAGCCATTGCTATTGGGCTTTATGAGTCTTGTGAATACAATTATATTAGCCACCGTCTAGAACAAGTGAGATATTTAGGGAAAAAGCTAGAAGAAGCCGGCGTGCCTATTGTTAAACCGATAGGTGGGCATGCAGTGTTCTTAGACGCGAAGGAATTTTATGACCATATCCCCCAAGATGAGTTTCCAGCTCAGACACTGGCTGCAAACCTGTATGTAGAGTCGGGGGTGCGAAGTATGGAACGTGGAATTGTTTCAGCTGGTAGAAATAAAGAAGGTAACCACTATTATCCGAAATTAGAGCTGGTAAGGTTAACTATTCCAAGAAGGGTTTATACTTATGCTCATTTAGATGTAGTAGCTGATTCTGTGATAGAGCTATATAAAAATCGTAAAAATGCTAAAGGCTTAAAATTTGTTTATGAGCCACCGGTATTGAGATTCTTTACTGCACGATTTGAGCTTTTGAAATAG
- a CDS encoding MIP/aquaporin family protein, whose product MKDNLKGELISEFIGTFILLFFGAGSVATLVLLGQSYNLWDIALIWGLAVTMAIYITGAVSGTHINPAVTIAQAIFRGFPWKKVIPYIIAQVAGAFAGAAAVFGLYSKSFLEFETASNMVRGSAESISTAGIFSTYPQPYLSNFHALFVEILITAMLLMVIFAVTDDKNSNAPKGRYAPFAAVLIGLTIAIIGGAFGDLTGFAMNPARDFGPKLFKFIAGWGEVALPGPNGYFWVPIVGPIIGGILGGFLYENAVGKFIKGSEKQEESVVESETKAM is encoded by the coding sequence ATGAAAGATAACTTAAAAGGAGAACTAATTTCAGAGTTTATAGGTACTTTTATCTTACTATTTTTTGGTGCTGGTTCTGTAGCTACCTTGGTGCTTTTAGGACAATCATATAACTTATGGGATATAGCTTTGATATGGGGCCTTGCTGTAACTATGGCTATTTATATCACAGGAGCAGTTTCAGGCACACACATTAATCCAGCTGTAACCATTGCTCAGGCAATTTTTAGGGGGTTTCCGTGGAAAAAGGTTATTCCTTATATTATAGCTCAAGTAGCTGGGGCATTTGCAGGTGCAGCTGCAGTTTTCGGGTTGTATAGTAAATCTTTTTTAGAGTTTGAAACTGCTTCAAATATGGTAAGAGGAAGTGCAGAGAGTATATCAACAGCTGGTATCTTCTCAACTTACCCACAACCATATTTATCCAATTTTCACGCATTGTTTGTAGAAATTTTAATTACTGCCATGCTTCTAATGGTTATTTTTGCAGTGACTGATGATAAAAATTCAAATGCACCTAAAGGAAGGTATGCACCATTTGCAGCAGTGTTAATTGGACTAACAATAGCAATAATTGGAGGAGCGTTTGGAGACTTAACAGGTTTTGCTATGAATCCTGCAAGAGATTTTGGCCCTAAGCTGTTTAAATTTATTGCAGGTTGGGGAGAAGTGGCATTACCAGGTCCGAACGGTTATTTTTGGGTTCCTATTGTAGGACCGATAATTGGTGGAATTTTAGGTGGATTTTTATATGAAAATGCTGTTGGTAAATTTATAAAGGGGAGCGAAAAGCAAGAAGAAAGTGTTGTAGAATCTGAAACTAAAGCAATGTAG
- the glpK gene encoding glycerol kinase GlpK, with protein MSKKYILALDQGTTSSRAILFNHDGKIINVAQKEFTQIYPKAGWVEHDAMEIWGSQSGVAREVLETQGVSPEDIAAIGITNQRETTVVWDKNTGEPVYNAIVWQCRRTADICDGLKEKGLEEYIRNNTGLVVDAYFSGTKIKWILDNVEGARERAERGELLFGTIDTWLIWNLTRGQVHVTDYSNASRTMLYNIKDLKWDDKILDELGIPKSMLPEVKPSSEVYGTTDPKTFGGAKIPIAGAAGDQQSALFGQACFEPGMAKNTYGTGCFMLMNTGEKFVPSNNGLLTTLAWGADGKVEYALEGSIFVAGASVQWLRDELKIIRDAEDSEYLATKVADSNGVYVVPAFVGMGAPYWDMYARGTIVGLTRGAKAEHIVRATLESIAYQTRDVLEAMEEDAGMELKTLKVDGGAVANNFLMQFQSDILGATVDRPEVTETTALGAAYLAGLAVGFWESKEDIAAKWKIDNKFVANMGEDKKEKLYAGWKRAVDRSMKWAQEE; from the coding sequence ATGAGTAAAAAGTATATTTTAGCGCTAGATCAGGGAACTACAAGTTCAAGGGCGATTTTATTCAATCATGATGGTAAAATAATTAACGTGGCTCAAAAGGAGTTTACACAAATATACCCAAAAGCTGGTTGGGTTGAGCACGATGCTATGGAAATATGGGGTAGTCAATCAGGTGTAGCAAGAGAAGTTTTAGAAACACAAGGTGTTTCGCCTGAAGATATTGCTGCAATTGGTATAACTAATCAAAGAGAGACTACAGTAGTATGGGATAAAAACACTGGAGAGCCTGTATATAATGCTATTGTATGGCAGTGTCGCAGGACTGCTGACATTTGTGATGGCTTAAAAGAAAAAGGGCTAGAGGAGTATATTAGAAATAACACTGGATTAGTTGTAGATGCTTATTTTTCAGGGACTAAAATAAAATGGATTTTAGACAATGTAGAGGGTGCAAGAGAAAGAGCGGAGAGAGGCGAACTTCTTTTTGGTACTATTGACACGTGGTTGATATGGAACTTAACTAGGGGTCAAGTTCATGTTACTGACTACTCAAATGCATCAAGAACCATGCTATATAACATCAAAGATTTAAAATGGGATGATAAAATTTTAGATGAGCTAGGAATTCCTAAATCAATGTTGCCAGAAGTGAAGCCTTCAAGTGAAGTATATGGAACTACTGATCCTAAAACATTTGGTGGAGCAAAAATTCCTATAGCAGGTGCTGCTGGAGACCAACAATCAGCACTATTTGGGCAGGCTTGTTTTGAGCCTGGGATGGCTAAAAACACTTATGGTACAGGATGTTTTATGTTAATGAACACCGGTGAAAAATTTGTTCCATCTAACAATGGACTTCTTACTACTCTTGCATGGGGAGCCGATGGCAAAGTTGAATATGCTTTAGAAGGTAGTATTTTTGTAGCAGGAGCTTCTGTTCAATGGTTAAGAGATGAGCTTAAAATAATCAGAGATGCTGAAGACAGTGAATACTTAGCAACAAAAGTAGCTGACTCCAATGGTGTATATGTAGTGCCGGCATTTGTGGGAATGGGAGCACCTTACTGGGATATGTATGCCAGGGGCACTATCGTTGGATTAACTCGTGGAGCAAAGGCTGAACATATTGTTAGAGCAACCCTTGAGTCTATTGCCTATCAGACAAGGGATGTTTTAGAAGCTATGGAAGAAGACGCTGGTATGGAGCTAAAAACACTAAAAGTTGACGGAGGAGCAGTTGCTAATAACTTCTTAATGCAGTTCCAATCTGATATATTAGGTGCAACAGTTGATAGACCAGAAGTTACAGAAACCACAGCGCTAGGAGCGGCATATCTAGCTGGTCTTGCCGTTGGGTTCTGGGAAAGCAAAGAAGATATAGCAGCAAAATGGAAAATCGACAACAAGTTTGTGGCAAATATGGGCGAAGACAAAAAAGAAAAATTATACGCTGGATGGAAACGTGCTGTTGATAGATCAATGAAATGGGCTCAAGAAGAATAA
- a CDS encoding serine hydrolase domain-containing protein, whose amino-acid sequence MDMEKRIDLIFAKWQQGLCPGGQVVVRKDGQTIYNKNYGYASLEHSIPITRQTSFHVASVSKQITVMCVLLLEEDGKLSIDDDVREYVSEYIGFDEPVTLRQMINNVSGIRDQWELLGLSGVRIVDTITQKDALTLIRKQKKLNFEPETNWLYSNSNFTLLAEVVERVSGKTLNEFATERIFKPLGMGNTFFKDNYWELISNKANSYYDTGADGFVCSVLNYGTYGATALNTTADDFALWMDNFKKSTICTDSTIKTMLTPAKLKNGKESNYAGGLFVGEHKGHKYIEHGGADAAYRSAIVRFTEEDVDIIVFSNTQNIMMKDAAFSIANVIFGSGEKPKRKQGNYYKEIEVTDPDGFYFPTECEPIMALKIITKNGKLHLENPYGLSPLIPIAGNQFKVEHLNSELYFGKNSFLKTKEKTIPLTQLKPFTPLDSVQYEGKYQSDELDTFYNIVEKDKILYISHPRNGQQKLYQVEDNKFVISSTFTFIVEFIKNEGKITGLRFSGNRAKKIDFVRHEI is encoded by the coding sequence ATGGATATGGAAAAAAGGATAGACTTAATTTTTGCAAAGTGGCAACAGGGGCTTTGCCCTGGCGGGCAGGTTGTTGTAAGAAAAGATGGGCAAACAATTTATAATAAAAACTATGGCTATGCAAGTCTTGAGCATAGTATACCCATTACCAGGCAAACATCTTTCCATGTAGCATCGGTTTCAAAGCAAATAACAGTTATGTGCGTGCTTTTGTTGGAAGAGGATGGAAAATTATCCATAGATGACGATGTTAGGGAGTATGTATCTGAGTATATTGGGTTTGATGAACCAGTAACACTTAGGCAAATGATAAACAATGTAAGTGGTATAAGAGATCAGTGGGAGCTTTTAGGCCTAAGTGGTGTAAGGATAGTTGACACAATAACTCAAAAAGATGCTTTAACTTTAATTAGGAAGCAAAAGAAACTTAACTTTGAGCCTGAGACAAACTGGTTGTACAGCAATTCTAATTTTACTTTGTTAGCAGAAGTTGTAGAGAGGGTGTCTGGAAAAACTCTTAATGAATTTGCAACGGAGAGGATATTTAAACCGTTAGGTATGGGGAACACCTTTTTTAAGGATAATTACTGGGAACTGATTTCAAATAAAGCTAACTCCTACTATGATACAGGTGCAGATGGATTTGTTTGCAGTGTTCTTAACTATGGAACATATGGTGCTACAGCTTTAAACACTACAGCGGATGATTTTGCTTTATGGATGGATAATTTTAAAAAATCAACAATTTGTACTGACAGCACGATCAAAACTATGCTAACGCCAGCAAAACTAAAAAATGGCAAAGAAAGTAACTATGCTGGTGGGCTATTTGTGGGAGAGCACAAGGGGCATAAGTATATCGAGCATGGGGGAGCAGATGCTGCATACCGTAGTGCTATAGTTCGTTTTACAGAGGAAGATGTAGATATAATCGTGTTTTCAAATACACAGAATATAATGATGAAAGATGCTGCTTTTTCGATAGCCAATGTAATCTTTGGAAGTGGCGAAAAACCAAAAAGAAAACAAGGCAATTATTATAAAGAAATTGAAGTAACTGATCCAGATGGTTTTTATTTTCCCACAGAATGTGAACCTATTATGGCACTGAAAATAATTACAAAAAACGGAAAGTTACATTTGGAAAATCCTTATGGGTTATCACCTCTAATTCCAATAGCAGGAAACCAATTTAAAGTTGAGCACCTTAATTCAGAACTATATTTTGGTAAAAATAGTTTCTTAAAAACGAAAGAAAAGACTATACCACTTACACAGCTAAAACCATTTACACCTTTGGATAGTGTTCAATATGAAGGAAAATACCAAAGTGATGAGTTGGACACATTTTACAATATAGTAGAGAAAGACAAGATTTTATACATTTCCCATCCAAGAAATGGTCAGCAAAAATTATATCAGGTTGAGGATAATAAATTTGTGATAAGTTCAACCTTTACATTTATTGTAGAGTTTATAAAGAACGAAGGTAAAATAACTGGCTTAAGATTTAGCGGAAATAGAGCTAAAAAAATCGACTTTGTTAGACATGAAATTTAA
- a CDS encoding M81 family metallopeptidase, which produces MKRVLVGGMYHESNSFNPIITKEKDFKVIYGKEIFESIKENDAISGIITTLQEAECEVVPTVYARAVPNGEVDYDFYIRIKDEIIEKAKKADAEKPLDGITLALHGSMRVKELGEAEGDILKELSSLFPNIPIYSALDMHATITSKMHNNCNGFVGYKCAPHTDCTETGIQAAKMTIKSINNQSTVKSCWVKIPLIIAGEQSATADEPMAELIEGLKRMEKKAGILSASYFMGFPWADNKDNSAAAYVVAENDEKLAQQTAVQLAEKMWEKRYEFKFHTETYSQQKALNKAFEAVCQGETPVYISDSGDNPTAGASSDCTEFLKIILADKRLDSLERPIIYGGFYDPEAVKQCKGKVGEIIDITFGAKFDATTSTPINATGTVKSYISGWGGITFPQSDIVLFNTGGVDVILAEQHIGYTDPKLYIDLGLNPKEAQIIVCKLGYLTPQHEALAKRSILALTKGNTNEELKSIEFKKIERPIFPLDEKFNYKAVDNVIKREKGKNQ; this is translated from the coding sequence ATGAAAAGAGTATTGGTCGGAGGAATGTATCATGAATCTAACTCATTTAATCCAATTATTACTAAAGAAAAGGACTTTAAAGTGATATATGGCAAAGAGATATTTGAAAGTATTAAGGAAAATGATGCTATCTCAGGTATAATAACTACTTTACAAGAGGCTGAATGCGAGGTTGTTCCTACAGTTTATGCCAGAGCAGTTCCTAACGGTGAAGTTGACTATGATTTTTATATTAGGATAAAAGATGAAATAATAGAAAAAGCAAAAAAAGCTGATGCTGAGAAACCGTTGGATGGCATTACTCTTGCTCTTCATGGTTCAATGAGGGTTAAAGAGCTAGGGGAAGCTGAAGGAGATATTCTAAAAGAGCTTAGCAGTTTGTTTCCCAATATCCCAATTTATAGTGCCCTTGATATGCATGCAACAATAACAAGTAAAATGCATAACAACTGCAATGGTTTTGTAGGGTATAAGTGCGCACCTCACACTGATTGTACCGAAACAGGTATTCAGGCAGCTAAAATGACAATTAAGTCGATAAATAATCAATCTACGGTAAAGTCATGTTGGGTAAAGATACCGCTAATAATTGCGGGGGAACAGTCTGCTACTGCTGATGAACCTATGGCAGAACTTATAGAAGGGCTAAAAAGAATGGAAAAAAAAGCAGGGATACTATCAGCATCTTACTTTATGGGGTTTCCTTGGGCGGACAATAAAGATAATTCCGCTGCTGCTTATGTTGTTGCTGAAAATGATGAAAAACTTGCTCAACAAACGGCAGTTCAGCTTGCAGAAAAAATGTGGGAAAAAAGGTATGAGTTTAAGTTCCATACCGAAACATATTCCCAACAAAAAGCCTTAAATAAGGCTTTTGAGGCTGTGTGTCAAGGAGAAACACCAGTGTATATTTCTGATTCTGGAGATAATCCTACAGCTGGTGCATCTTCCGATTGCACAGAATTTCTAAAGATTATTCTAGCCGACAAAAGACTGGATAGTTTAGAACGTCCCATAATATATGGAGGATTTTATGATCCAGAAGCCGTAAAGCAGTGTAAAGGAAAAGTTGGAGAAATAATTGATATTACATTTGGAGCAAAATTTGATGCTACAACCTCCACGCCTATAAATGCAACAGGAACTGTAAAATCGTATATCAGTGGTTGGGGTGGGATAACCTTTCCCCAAAGTGATATAGTGCTGTTTAACACTGGAGGAGTAGATGTTATTTTAGCTGAACAACATATAGGGTATACGGACCCAAAACTTTATATAGATTTAGGGCTTAATCCTAAAGAGGCTCAGATAATAGTTTGTAAATTGGGGTATCTCACACCTCAGCATGAAGCACTAGCTAAAAGAAGTATTTTGGCTTTGACTAAAGGAAACACCAACGAAGAACTTAAATCTATAGAGTTTAAAAAAATAGAAAGGCCAATTTTTCCTTTAGATGAAAAGTTTAATTATAAAGCGGTTGACAATGTGATAAAAAGAGAGAAAGGAAAGAATCAATAA
- a CDS encoding GntR family transcriptional regulator — MDIIISNTSSQPIYLQIADQIKRQILKGEIEHGFYLPSIRMLAKELQVSVITTKNGYQVLEKEGLIKSVKGRGFYVSAQKEDLLQDIKIKSVEKKLEDVVEEAKELNIPLEEVVEMLKLLY, encoded by the coding sequence TTGGATATTATTATTAGCAATACAAGTTCACAGCCGATATATTTACAAATCGCAGATCAAATTAAACGGCAAATTTTAAAGGGGGAAATAGAACATGGGTTTTATTTGCCATCGATAAGAATGTTAGCAAAGGAATTACAGGTTTCGGTAATTACTACAAAAAACGGATATCAGGTTCTGGAAAAAGAGGGATTAATAAAATCGGTAAAAGGAAGAGGTTTTTACGTTTCTGCACAAAAAGAAGATTTATTACAAGATATAAAGATAAAGTCTGTTGAAAAAAAGTTAGAAGATGTGGTGGAAGAAGCAAAAGAGCTTAATATACCACTAGAAGAGGTTGTAGAAATGTTAAAACTGCTCTACTAA
- a CDS encoding ABC transporter ATP-binding protein yields MSKVLEVNNVSKDYRDFRLNDISFSLEKGYIMGLIGPNGSGKTTTIKLIMNLLSKDSGEIKVFNKDHVYDEVGVKEKIGFVYDGDIYPSGMKLGKLAKLIAPFYRSWDDEIFHGYIKKFNLNLDKKLEELSKGMKIKFSIAMALAHKPELIIMDEPTSGLDPVFRREFLDLIQDIIEKRQASVLFSTHITSDLEKVADYITFINDGEIVFTDTLCDLVENYRLVKGKKGDLTNHKDILIGMRTNKFGIEGLAETNDCQALIENEDILFEKPNLEDIMYYVSRRD; encoded by the coding sequence ATGAGTAAAGTGTTGGAAGTAAATAATGTATCAAAAGATTATAGAGATTTTAGATTAAATGATATAAGTTTTTCCCTTGAAAAAGGATATATTATGGGTCTTATTGGTCCAAATGGGTCCGGTAAAACTACAACTATTAAATTGATTATGAACTTGCTTTCTAAGGATAGTGGGGAAATTAAAGTTTTCAACAAAGACCATGTTTATGATGAAGTAGGGGTTAAAGAAAAAATTGGCTTTGTTTATGATGGAGATATCTATCCATCGGGGATGAAGTTAGGAAAATTAGCTAAATTAATTGCTCCTTTTTATAGAAGTTGGGATGACGAAATTTTTCATGGGTACATAAAGAAATTTAACTTAAATTTGGATAAAAAGTTAGAGGAGTTATCGAAAGGAATGAAAATAAAGTTTTCTATAGCTATGGCGCTTGCTCATAAGCCGGAACTAATTATAATGGATGAACCAACCTCAGGGCTGGATCCGGTATTTCGTCGAGAGTTTTTGGATTTAATCCAGGATATCATTGAAAAAAGACAAGCTTCGGTACTTTTTTCTACCCATATTACCTCTGACTTGGAAAAGGTAGCTGATTATATCACATTTATTAACGACGGCGAAATAGTATTCACTGACACTTTATGTGATCTTGTGGAAAATTATCGCTTAGTTAAAGGTAAAAAAGGAGACTTAACCAATCATAAAGATATTTTAATAGGGATGAGGACAAATAAGTTTGGAATAGAGGGGCTTGCGGAAACAAATGACTGTCAAGCTTTGATAGAAAACGAGGATATACTTTTTGAAAAGCCAAACTTAGAAGATATAATGTACTATGTTTCAAGAAGGGACTGA
- a CDS encoding CPBP family intramembrane glutamic endopeptidase → MKNILKTIWNVLKYMLIHVGLQIIYFIPVSFIVGIRLGIQGVENFEDQYAEAIAKHIPISLIFAGVGALLIYRWMLNRKGISFSKACRFNKLSLDKIVVSLMAGMSCLYVSAAIISFFSESKVDSHVENMASLEQGGMLLFFITVGIMAPIIEEVIFRGLIFDELRGKVGMFAVIIIQAFLFGLYHLNIVQGTYAFVLGIFLGLSLLWTGSIWAPILIHAGNNILSVGVTILPFGHYFEHGAVMLFALFIVFPFSVWYLYKNRVGTVKFEEESLRG, encoded by the coding sequence ATGAAAAATATACTAAAGACGATTTGGAATGTACTTAAATATATGCTTATACACGTAGGTTTGCAGATTATATACTTTATCCCTGTTTCGTTTATAGTAGGGATAAGATTAGGGATACAGGGTGTTGAAAACTTTGAAGATCAATATGCGGAAGCTATAGCAAAACATATTCCTATTTCTTTGATTTTTGCCGGTGTAGGCGCCTTACTTATTTATAGATGGATGCTTAATAGAAAAGGTATTAGTTTCTCTAAGGCATGCAGGTTTAACAAACTTTCATTAGATAAGATTGTGGTTTCTTTGATGGCAGGAATGTCATGTTTATATGTATCGGCCGCTATCATTTCGTTTTTTTCAGAAAGTAAAGTAGATTCACATGTGGAAAATATGGCTTCTTTGGAACAGGGGGGAATGCTGCTATTTTTTATAACTGTAGGGATTATGGCGCCTATAATAGAAGAAGTTATATTTAGAGGGTTAATATTTGATGAGTTAAGGGGAAAAGTAGGCATGTTTGCAGTAATTATCATACAAGCATTTTTGTTTGGGCTTTATCATCTTAATATTGTTCAAGGAACTTATGCTTTTGTATTAGGGATATTTTTGGGGCTGTCATTACTTTGGACCGGTTCGATATGGGCACCTATATTGATTCATGCAGGGAATAACATTCTTTCTGTAGGTGTAACTATACTTCCTTTCGGTCATTATTTTGAACATGGTGCAGTGATGTTATTTGCGCTATTCATTGTTTTCCCATTTTCTGTATGGTATTTATATAAAAATAGGGTAGGCACTGTAAAGTTTGAAGAGGAAAGCTTGAGAGGATAA